From a region of the Arachis ipaensis cultivar K30076 chromosome B09, Araip1.1, whole genome shotgun sequence genome:
- the LOC107616073 gene encoding uncharacterized protein LOC107616073 produces MREGESGRERLRVKHGEEDGHAIERDKGESVGGFASGVKEGSSKGDLSSRVTSKISFRDKVIGSTVATGINRAEALDEDSMAVVAGKQGDPMPPRVCFSEEARNIFSEPYKEAIVIKVLGKNFSYTAMFHKLKGVWRITGGYEILDVGFGYFLVKFDRMDDREKVLLGGPWMIFGHYIAVKPWTPDFKPCEDTFGETMVWIRISGLSIWYYQDKAMMRIASAVGRPVKVDLATKLAERGKFARACVQINLGLPVVRSVIVDEFEYKVEYECLHHICDKCNCFGHPATDCRMTPIDSKRVDRKETSVTETAARSVQPQEASKEKIFEFGCNPKESVIVAEIGGWLNMVPRVTLIMLFGLNLVLISNRSSARI; encoded by the coding sequence atgagagaaggagagagcgggAGAGAGCGTTTGAGGGTGAAACACGGTGAAGAAGATGGCCATGCCATCgaaagagataagggggagagtgtGGGAGGGTTTGCATCAGGTGTGAAGGAGGGATCAAGTAAGGGCGACCTTAGTTCCAGGGTGACTTCCAAGATTTCGTTCCGTGACAAGGTTATTGGTTCTACGGTAGCCACAGGGATAAATCGGGCTGAAGCTCTAGATGAGGATTCCATGGCAGTGGTCGCTGGAAAACAAGGAGATCCTATGCCTCCAAGAGTTTGCTTCTCCGAAGAGGCTAGGAACATCTTTTCTGAACCATACAAGGAAGCAATTGTGATTAAGGTTCTTGGAAAAAACTTTAGTTACACGGCCATGTTTCACAAATTGAAAGGGGTATGGAGGATCACCGGTGGATATGAAATCTTGGATGTGGGTTTTGGGTACTTCCTTGTTAAATTTGATCGCATGGACGATCGAGAGAAGGTTTTACTAGGGGGGCCATGGATGATCTTCGGTCACTATATTGCGGTCAAGCCATGGACACCGGATTTTAAACCTTGTGAGGACACTTTCGGGGAGACTATGGTTTGGATTCGAATCTCTGGTTTGAGCATATGGTACTATCAGGATAAAGCCATGATGAGAATCGCTTCTGCTGTGGGAAGACCAGTCAAGGTGGATCTGGCTACTAAGTTGGCGGAAAGGGGAAAATTTGCTCGGGCTTGCGTGCAAATTAATCTTGGTTTGCCGGTGGTCCGGAGTGTGATTGTCGATGAGTTTGAATATAAGGTGGAGTATGAATGCTTACACCATATTTGTGACAAGTGCAATTGTTTCGGGCATCCAGCAACTGACTGCAGAATGACCCCAATAGATTCGAAAAGGGTGGATCGAAAGGAAACATCAGTGACCGAGACGGCGGCCCGGTCGGTGCAGCCACAGGAAGCTTCaaaagagaaaatttttgaatttggatgCAATCCCAAAGAGTCAGTGATAGTTGCAGAAATTGGAGGATGGCtaaatatggtgccaagagtaactctaatcatgttatttggtctgaACCTAGTGTTGATCTCCAACAGATCATCCGCTCGGATTTAG